Within Hydrogenophaga sp. PAMC20947, the genomic segment GCGACCGCCATGTCTTGCGGCGCCATCACGCCAGCCTCAAAGGCCGAGCGACCGGCGTCGATGGCGAGGCCAAAGCTTCGGGCCATGCGCACAGGGTCCACCGCTTGCGACACCGCCGAGTTGAGCAGCACGGCATCGAAGCCCAGTTCCATGGCATGGGCGGCGTGTGAAGGCGCGCCGATGCCGGCGTCCACGATCAACGGAACCTTTGGCAGGCGGGCGCGCAGCGTGCGCAGCGCGAACGGGTTGATCAGACCCTGACCGGAGCCAATGGGCGCGCCCCACGGCATCAGCACTTCGCATCCCACATCGAGCAGGCGTTGGCAGGTCACCAGGTCGTCGGTGCAGTAGGGGAATACCGCGAAACCGTCTTTGATGAGTTGCGCGGCGGCCTCCACCGTGCCCCAGGGGTCGGGTTGAAGCGTGTGTTCATCGCCGACCACTTCAAGTTTGAGCCATGGTGTGCCGTAGAGCTCACGCGCCATGTGGGCCAGTGTGATGGCTTCGCGCGCGGTCCGGCAACCGGCGGTATTGGGCAGCAAACGCACGCCCTGTTCCAGGATGGCGTCGACAAAACCGTTGTCGCCCGCAGCCGCGAGGGTGCGCCTGAGTCCGACCGTCACCACCTGCGTGCCCGATGCCGCGATGGACTCGGTCAGCACACGTGGCGAGGGGTAGCCTGCGCTGCCCAACAGCAGGCGGCTGTCGAATGTGGTGCCGTAGACATTGAATGGGGACAT encodes:
- a CDS encoding thiazole synthase; this encodes MSPFNVYGTTFDSRLLLGSAGYPSPRVLTESIAASGTQVVTVGLRRTLAAAGDNGFVDAILEQGVRLLPNTAGCRTAREAITLAHMARELYGTPWLKLEVVGDEHTLQPDPWGTVEAAAQLIKDGFAVFPYCTDDLVTCQRLLDVGCEVLMPWGAPIGSGQGLINPFALRTLRARLPKVPLIVDAGIGAPSHAAHAMELGFDAVLLNSAVSQAVDPVRMARSFGLAIDAGRSAFEAGVMAPQDMAVASTPVSGHPFLVG